The nucleotide sequence CGAGGAGAAGGTCACCGGCTTCCGCGAGCGCTGGCAGAACGTCCAGACCGGCTTCGTCGACGACCCGAAGCAGGCGGTCCGGCAGGCCGACGAGCTCGTCGCCGCCGTGATCAGCGCGCTGGCCACCACCTTCGCCGAGCACAAGAGCGAGCTGGAATCCCAGTGGCAGCAGGGCGAACCGGCCACCGAGGAGCTGCGGATCGCGCTGCGCCGCTACCGCTCGTTCTTCGACCAGCTGCTGCCCCGGTAGCGGACGCCGTTTGCCGGCGGGCATGATCGGGTAGCACTGCCGGGAAACGGTGTAAGCAACGGGAGGCAGCCGGAATGAACGTGGCCGATCTGCTCGTCGAAGGGTTCAGCCGGGTCCAGGGCACGGTGCACGCGGCGGTGGACGGGCTCACCGCCGGGCAGCTCGGGACCCGGCCGGACGACGAGGCCAACTCGATCGCCTGGCTGGTGTGGCACCTGAGCCGGGTCCAGGACGACCACGTCGCCGACGTGGCCGGGACGGAGCAGGTGTGGACCGGCCAGGACTGGCTTTCCCGGTTCGGCCTCCCGTTCCCGGCCGGTGACACCGGCTACGGCCACCGCCCGGCCGACGTCGAAGCGGTCCGCGTCGACGA is from Amycolatopsis mediterranei and encodes:
- a CDS encoding mycothiol transferase yields the protein MNVADLLVEGFSRVQGTVHAAVDGLTAGQLGTRPDDEANSIAWLVWHLSRVQDDHVADVAGTEQVWTGQDWLSRFGLPFPAGDTGYGHRPADVEAVRVDEPDLLTGYYDAVHEQTVRFVAGLGEKDLDRIVDEAWDPPVSLGVRLISVLDDDIQHAGQAMYVRGLLERQSS